Proteins found in one archaeon genomic segment:
- a CDS encoding DUF59 domain-containing protein has product MSTEQVDVREVQRQVSKVVDPEIGMPIVEMNLIDKLDIKGGEVDVEYHATTQYCPPVFALKISQDIRDGLMQVKGVNSVKVVVTGHYFADAINRQVNKPSTDQGAPPAEAPKQ; this is encoded by the coding sequence AAGTAGACGTCAGGGAGGTACAGAGGCAGGTCTCGAAGGTCGTCGACCCCGAGATCGGTATGCCCATCGTCGAGATGAATCTAATCGACAAGCTGGACATCAAGGGGGGAGAAGTGGATGTAGAGTACCACGCGACCACGCAGTACTGCCCGCCGGTCTTCGCTCTGAAGATCTCCCAAGACATCAGAGACGGCCTGATGCAGGTGAAAGGCGTCAACTCAGTCAAGGTCGTCGTGACTGGACACTACTTCGCTGATGCGATTAACCGCCAGGTGAACAAGCCTTCGACCGATCAGGGCGCTCCGCCAGCGGAAGCCCCGAAGCAGTAG